One window of Corynebacterium accolens genomic DNA carries:
- a CDS encoding catechol 1,2-dioxygenase — MKKTTALAVIAVSTFSIGSYVTDSHRVEPESHAAGGDGPHPIVNDLGLDSGTYELTPTESGPVATWNGNLS, encoded by the coding sequence ATGAAGAAAACCACAGCCCTCGCCGTAATCGCCGTCTCCACTTTTAGCATCGGTTCCTATGTCACCGACTCCCACCGCGTCGAACCTGAATCGCACGCCGCAGGAGGGGACGGGCCACATCCCATCGTTAATGACTTAGGTCTAGATTCCGGCACCTATGAACTCACGCCCACCGAGTCTGGGCCGGTCGCAACCTGGAACGGCAACCTGTCCTAA
- a CDS encoding Rieske (2Fe-2S) protein has product MTICSRRMFLLGSATTFAGAYLAACGSEPSAEIAATDIPVGSGIIVDGVIFTQPKEGEFKAYSQTCPHQQNPITEIDGMTATCPAHHTSYNLQDGSVIEGPGRDPLKEYEVSQEGSMVSTA; this is encoded by the coding sequence ATGACTATCTGTTCGCGTCGCATGTTCTTGCTCGGATCCGCTACGACTTTCGCAGGTGCATACCTCGCGGCCTGTGGCTCAGAACCGTCCGCAGAAATCGCGGCAACGGACATTCCAGTAGGCTCCGGAATCATCGTCGACGGGGTTATCTTCACGCAGCCGAAAGAAGGGGAGTTTAAGGCCTACTCCCAAACCTGCCCGCATCAACAAAATCCCATCACGGAGATCGACGGTATGACTGCCACCTGCCCGGCGCATCATACGTCCTACAACCTGCAGGATGGCTCAGTCATCGAAGGCCCAGGCCGAGACCCGCTCAAAGAGTACGAAGTAAGCCAAGAAGGCTCAATGGTCTCCACCGCATAG
- a CDS encoding anthranilate synthase component II, producing MNSPHVVLLDNHDSFVYNLVDALAGYRTTVYRNSVSVAEVLAAEPDIIVLSPGPGHPRDAGCMMELIDATLGTIPILGVCLGFQALLDYHGGGVGPCGPVHGKSMPMTLTDAGAAHPVFAGLATDADPAQPDLPGTQIPVARYHSLGCTHVPAGMRVLAETEAEIGTIAMAAETDDGMALGMQFHPESILSPRGPDLLDRCIHRLSTHPTTELKD from the coding sequence ATGAATTCACCGCACGTGGTCTTGCTCGATAACCACGATTCCTTTGTCTATAACCTCGTCGATGCCCTCGCCGGTTACCGCACCACCGTCTACCGCAACAGCGTCTCCGTCGCGGAGGTGCTGGCGGCCGAGCCCGATATTATTGTCCTTTCCCCGGGCCCCGGCCACCCGCGCGACGCTGGCTGCATGATGGAGCTTATTGATGCCACCTTGGGCACCATTCCCATCCTCGGCGTCTGTTTGGGCTTCCAGGCGCTGCTGGACTACCACGGTGGCGGGGTAGGGCCGTGCGGTCCAGTGCACGGCAAGTCCATGCCGATGACGCTTACCGATGCCGGCGCCGCCCACCCAGTCTTCGCCGGCCTAGCCACCGATGCCGATCCCGCACAACCCGACCTCCCCGGCACCCAGATCCCGGTGGCCCGGTATCACTCCTTGGGGTGCACCCACGTGCCAGCCGGCATGCGGGTGCTCGCGGAGACGGAAGCAGAGATTGGGACCATCGCCATGGCCGCCGAGACAGATGATGGCATGGCGCTAGGCATGCAATTCCACCCCGAGTCGATCCTTTCGCCCCGTGGCCCAGACCTGCTGGACCGCTGCATCCACCGACTATCCACTCATCCCACTACGGAGCTAAAAGACTAA
- a CDS encoding bile acid:sodium symporter family protein, with protein MLHRLKKPDPLIVLILAAVAIAIIAPARGTFADVFGNLTNIAIALLFFLYGARLSTQEALNGLKHWRLHLTILAFTFVIYPLTGLALRPLTGFITDDMYMGILFLTLVPSTVQSSVAFTSIAKGNVSGAIVSASTSNLAGVFITPVLVMLLMGTGSGLHIDTSVFGEISLLLLAPFILGQLTRRWIADFAQSKATKVVDRGSIAMVVYSAFSKGVVDGIWSSISVWEIAFLVVFAAAFVIFMLWLTRFISRKLGFSRADIIAIQFCGSKKSLATGLPMASVIFASGSTSLGLLILPLMIYHQVQLLICSVLASRYAQEDEEQLH; from the coding sequence ATGCTGCACAGACTCAAAAAGCCGGATCCCCTCATCGTCCTCATCCTTGCGGCCGTGGCAATCGCGATCATTGCACCGGCCCGCGGCACCTTTGCTGACGTATTTGGGAACCTGACGAATATAGCGATCGCGCTCTTGTTCTTCCTCTACGGCGCGCGCTTATCCACCCAAGAGGCCTTGAATGGCCTTAAGCACTGGCGGCTCCACCTCACCATTCTCGCGTTCACCTTCGTGATTTATCCCCTCACCGGTCTGGCCCTGCGGCCCCTTACCGGGTTCATCACTGACGATATGTACATGGGGATCCTATTCCTTACGCTGGTCCCGTCCACCGTGCAGTCCTCGGTGGCGTTTACCTCCATTGCTAAGGGAAACGTATCTGGAGCAATCGTCTCCGCCTCAACCTCAAACTTGGCCGGCGTCTTCATCACGCCCGTCCTGGTCATGTTGCTCATGGGTACTGGTTCCGGCCTGCATATCGATACCTCGGTCTTTGGGGAAATTTCCCTCTTGCTTCTCGCGCCATTCATATTGGGCCAATTAACCCGGCGCTGGATTGCGGACTTCGCTCAGAGCAAGGCCACAAAGGTGGTGGACCGCGGCTCCATTGCCATGGTGGTCTATTCGGCCTTTTCTAAGGGCGTGGTCGATGGAATTTGGTCCTCCATCTCTGTCTGGGAGATCGCGTTCCTCGTGGTTTTCGCCGCAGCCTTCGTCATCTTCATGTTGTGGCTGACGCGGTTTATCTCCAGAAAACTAGGATTCTCACGCGCCGATATCATCGCTATCCAATTCTGCGGATCCAAGAAGTCCTTGGCCACTGGCCTTCCCATGGCCTCGGTCATCTTTGCCTCAGGGTCAACATCGCTCGGGCTATTGATCCTCCCGCTCATGATTTACCACCAGGTGCAGCTACTGATCTGTTCTGTGTTGGCCTCCCGGTACGCGCAGGAGGACGAGGAGCAACTACACTAA
- a CDS encoding AzlC family ABC transporter permease, which produces MREEIHKGIKDTWAAALGLIPLGLAFGLLMVQSGFSWWWTPIFSIVIYAGSMEFLAISMVTGGVSALSSLLTGFMVNFRHIFYGLTFPRKRINSPVGKAYSTYALTDETYAIVSALPLEERLTGTRILSIQIFCQILWVGGGIVGALAGQVIPSSVEGMEFALVALFVVLAMDSFRNNQDLSLPLSAAALGILAAFITPGQLLMVSLSAYFLLLIIRYLSPRVDNALTWRLQPLASTTVKEEN; this is translated from the coding sequence ATGCGCGAGGAAATCCACAAGGGCATTAAAGACACGTGGGCGGCGGCTCTCGGGCTAATTCCATTGGGCTTGGCTTTTGGCCTCTTGATGGTGCAATCCGGCTTTAGCTGGTGGTGGACGCCCATATTTTCCATCGTTATCTACGCCGGTTCAATGGAGTTTCTCGCCATTTCCATGGTTACCGGTGGTGTCTCCGCGCTGTCCTCGCTCCTTACCGGGTTTATGGTGAATTTCCGCCATATCTTCTATGGGCTAACATTCCCCCGCAAACGGATTAATTCCCCCGTGGGCAAGGCCTATTCCACCTATGCCCTCACGGATGAAACGTATGCCATCGTCTCGGCGCTCCCGCTCGAGGAGCGGCTTACCGGCACCCGCATTTTGAGCATACAAATCTTTTGCCAAATTCTGTGGGTAGGCGGCGGCATCGTTGGCGCGCTCGCCGGCCAGGTAATCCCCTCTTCCGTCGAGGGAATGGAATTCGCCCTCGTAGCCCTATTCGTCGTTCTAGCGATGGACTCCTTCCGCAATAATCAGGATCTGTCCCTCCCGCTATCGGCCGCGGCCTTGGGCATCCTCGCCGCATTCATTACCCCAGGGCAGCTGCTAATGGTCTCTCTGAGCGCCTATTTCTTATTGCTCATCATTCGCTACCTATCGCCTCGCGTGGATAACGCGCTTACCTGGCGGCTGCAGCCCCTTGCCTCCACGACCGTGAAGGAGGAGAACTAA
- a CDS encoding dicarboxylate/amino acid:cation symporter: MNLKKIADSLLSRIVLAIVLGIVFSLFAPEWFGRAFATFNGLFGNFLNFFIPVLIFALVAPAIAGLGKGAGKWLGVTAGIAYGSTILSGLIAYGLAQWLYPSMLAGQTLVTNVSDVDEGSLSPYFEVEMAPPFEVMTALLLSFCIGVAMTTVKSDTLYTVTKELENVVVKVIWGFVIPILPFYIFGMFLGLGMNGNIGDVLSAFAKVLILAVVMTLVYLVLQYVVAGAIAGKNPFKALRNMLPAYFTALGTSSSAATIPVSLESSLRNGISKPVASFVIPLCATIHLSGSMMKLTLYAFAIVFMANMDISTGTGLGFIFLLGIMMIAAPGVPGGAVMVAVGLLADMMGFDDGMVALMIAAYIAIDSVGTAANVTGDGAIAMVVDKFARDKVDTLNDEEAETAA; encoded by the coding sequence ATGAACCTCAAGAAAATAGCGGACTCTCTCCTTTCCCGCATCGTTCTCGCCATCGTGCTCGGCATTGTCTTTAGCCTCTTTGCCCCGGAGTGGTTTGGTCGAGCATTTGCCACCTTCAACGGGCTCTTTGGTAACTTCCTTAACTTCTTCATTCCTGTGCTGATTTTCGCCCTTGTCGCCCCGGCGATCGCCGGTCTTGGCAAGGGCGCAGGAAAATGGTTGGGGGTTACGGCGGGCATTGCCTACGGTTCCACCATTCTCTCGGGGTTGATCGCCTATGGCCTGGCACAGTGGCTCTACCCCTCGATGTTGGCAGGCCAGACCCTAGTGACCAATGTTTCGGACGTGGATGAGGGCTCGCTGTCCCCTTATTTCGAAGTGGAGATGGCACCACCGTTTGAAGTGATGACGGCGCTCCTGCTTTCTTTCTGCATTGGCGTCGCCATGACGACGGTCAAGTCCGATACGCTCTATACCGTCACCAAGGAACTGGAAAATGTGGTGGTTAAGGTCATTTGGGGATTCGTTATCCCCATCTTGCCGTTCTACATCTTCGGCATGTTCCTTGGCCTGGGTATGAACGGCAATATTGGCGATGTCCTTTCTGCCTTCGCGAAGGTCCTGATCCTGGCCGTGGTCATGACGCTGGTGTACCTCGTACTCCAGTATGTGGTCGCCGGGGCCATTGCAGGTAAGAATCCGTTTAAGGCGCTGCGGAATATGCTGCCGGCATACTTCACTGCATTGGGTACGTCTTCTTCTGCTGCGACCATCCCGGTGTCCTTGGAATCCAGCTTGCGAAACGGCATCTCGAAGCCGGTTGCGAGCTTTGTGATCCCGCTGTGTGCGACGATTCACCTGTCCGGGTCGATGATGAAGCTGACGCTCTATGCCTTCGCCATCGTCTTCATGGCGAATATGGATATCAGCACTGGCACCGGTCTTGGCTTTATCTTCTTGCTGGGAATCATGATGATCGCCGCTCCAGGTGTTCCGGGTGGTGCCGTTATGGTGGCCGTTGGCCTCTTGGCGGACATGATGGGCTTCGATGACGGAATGGTCGCGCTGATGATCGCCGCTTATATTGCGATTGACTCCGTCGGCACCGCAGCGAACGTGACCGGCGATGGTGCCATTGCGATGGTCGTCGATAAATTCGCCCGCGACAAGGTCGATACCCTGAACGACGAAGAGGCAGAGACCGCAGCCTAG
- the trpA gene encoding tryptophan synthase subunit alpha encodes MGSRYDKLFAALREKNEGAFVPFIMLGDPTPEASLDIIRTAVAAGADALELGVPFSDPVADGPTIQASHIRALDGGASLDSALDQVRKIRSEFPDLPIGMLIYGNVAFARGVEKFYAEFAEAGADSILLPDVPVREGAPFIAAAKEAGINPIFIAPARAAKRTLAGVAEHSQGYIYAISRDGVTGTEKESETTGLDEVVARIQRFDGPPVLLGFGISSPQHVADAIAANAAGAITGSAITKIINRHVSRETGAARTIEDADALHAELTDFISAMKEATKK; translated from the coding sequence ATGGGCAGCCGTTACGATAAACTTTTTGCCGCGTTGCGTGAGAAGAATGAGGGCGCGTTTGTCCCTTTCATCATGCTGGGCGATCCAACTCCTGAGGCGAGCCTGGATATCATCCGCACCGCAGTCGCCGCCGGGGCGGATGCCTTGGAGCTCGGCGTCCCCTTCTCGGACCCGGTGGCGGATGGTCCTACCATCCAAGCCTCGCACATCCGCGCCCTCGATGGGGGAGCGAGCCTGGATAGCGCTTTGGATCAGGTCCGAAAGATTCGTTCCGAGTTCCCCGATTTGCCCATCGGCATGTTGATCTATGGCAACGTTGCATTCGCCCGTGGGGTGGAGAAATTCTATGCTGAGTTCGCGGAAGCTGGCGCCGATAGCATTCTGCTTCCCGATGTCCCCGTGCGCGAAGGCGCCCCATTCATCGCCGCGGCAAAGGAAGCCGGTATCAACCCGATCTTCATCGCCCCTGCGCGCGCCGCGAAACGCACGCTCGCCGGCGTTGCCGAGCATTCACAGGGATATATCTACGCCATCTCCCGCGATGGCGTGACGGGAACCGAGAAGGAATCCGAGACCACCGGCCTCGACGAGGTGGTCGCCAGAATTCAGCGGTTCGATGGACCTCCGGTTTTACTCGGTTTCGGTATCTCCTCACCGCAGCACGTCGCCGATGCCATCGCCGCAAACGCCGCGGGCGCCATTACTGGATCCGCGATCACCAAGATCATCAACCGCCATGTTTCACGTGAAACCGGTGCCGCTAGGACGATCGAGGATGCCGATGCCTTGCACGCTGAGCTGACCGACTTCATCTCCGCGATGAAGGAAGCGACCAAGAAATAG
- the trpCF gene encoding bifunctional indole-3-glycerol-phosphate synthase TrpC/phosphoribosylanthranilate isomerase TrpF, with translation MTEEKLPTVLEGIVAKRRTHLAGIRERIAHVDVDKLEPSRRSLFAALNGTNRFIMECKSASPSLGMIREDYRPGDIARVYSRYADAISVLCEPERFGGDYDHLQTVAQSTHLPVLCKDFIVDPIQVYAARYYGADAILLMMSIVDDETFAQLKSLADELELDVLTEAITKEEVDRALSFGVEIIGINNRNLHDLSIDLSRTEQLAGYVPDDKVVVSESGIRDNHTIRLLGAHANAFLVGSQLTSQEDIDRAARDLLFGANKVCGLTAASTAQAARAAGARYGGLVFAPDSPRNVSRETAEKIIAAEPGLDFVAVSRSDDPAVLREIAATRGLSGIQLHAPFQGNLDGELALIERARALLADTDAEFVWRAIDMTDPQWVELAPELAASVDRLVLDSGRGGTGQSFDWTAIPDDIKAHSLLAGGLNLDNLEGALRVGTAGLDLNSGLETCPGRKDAALISQSFRTIRLFNQPDKKD, from the coding sequence ATGACAGAAGAGAAACTGCCGACGGTGCTCGAGGGGATTGTGGCTAAGCGCCGCACCCACCTTGCCGGCATTCGCGAGCGCATCGCCCACGTAGATGTGGACAAGCTTGAGCCATCCCGCCGTTCGCTTTTTGCGGCGCTCAATGGCACCAATCGCTTCATTATGGAGTGCAAATCCGCGTCGCCGTCGCTCGGGATGATCCGCGAGGATTACCGCCCCGGCGATATAGCGCGTGTCTATTCCCGCTACGCGGATGCCATTTCCGTGCTGTGCGAGCCAGAGCGGTTCGGCGGGGATTACGATCATCTGCAGACCGTGGCGCAGTCCACGCACCTGCCGGTCTTGTGCAAGGACTTCATCGTCGATCCGATTCAGGTCTATGCCGCGCGCTACTACGGCGCGGATGCGATTTTGCTCATGATGTCCATCGTGGATGATGAGACCTTTGCGCAGCTGAAGTCCTTGGCGGATGAGTTGGAGCTCGATGTTTTGACCGAAGCCATCACCAAGGAGGAGGTGGACCGCGCGCTGTCATTCGGGGTGGAGATCATCGGCATTAATAACCGCAATCTCCATGACTTGAGCATCGATCTCTCCCGCACCGAGCAACTCGCCGGGTACGTGCCGGACGATAAGGTCGTCGTCTCCGAATCCGGCATCCGCGATAACCACACCATCCGGCTCTTGGGCGCCCACGCCAATGCCTTCCTCGTCGGCTCCCAACTCACCTCCCAGGAGGACATCGACCGCGCCGCCCGGGATCTGCTCTTCGGCGCGAATAAGGTCTGCGGGCTCACCGCCGCCTCCACCGCCCAAGCCGCGCGCGCCGCCGGTGCCCGCTACGGAGGGCTCGTCTTCGCTCCGGATTCCCCGCGCAATGTTTCACGTGAAACCGCCGAGAAAATCATCGCCGCCGAACCCGGCTTGGATTTCGTAGCAGTGAGCCGCAGCGACGACCCCGCCGTGTTGCGGGAGATAGCGGCAACCCGTGGCCTATCCGGAATCCAGTTGCATGCCCCGTTCCAGGGCAACTTAGACGGAGAGCTCGCGCTGATCGAGCGCGCCCGCGCGCTCCTCGCGGACACCGACGCGGAGTTTGTCTGGCGGGCCATCGACATGACCGACCCTCAGTGGGTAGAACTGGCGCCGGAACTCGCCGCGAGCGTGGACCGCCTCGTGCTCGACTCGGGTAGGGGAGGCACCGGCCAAAGCTTTGATTGGACGGCAATCCCGGACGACATTAAAGCACACAGCCTCTTGGCCGGTGGCCTCAATCTAGACAACCTGGAAGGCGCGCTCCGCGTAGGAACCGCGGGGCTCGACCTGAATTCGGGATTAGAAACGTGCCCCGGACGCAAAGACGCCGCCCTGATATCGCAATCCTTCCGCACCATCCGATTATTCAACCAACCTGACAAGAAAGATTAA
- a CDS encoding SdpI family protein — protein MDMVAVGIIFLILAVFLIAVGALAATKRLPGNKYIGLRLQEIRKSREAWDNAHAVAGPFWALGGVSLLFGGVVAFRAEGWMWLIPITTFVIAILALSVGSNLGSRAAFLYEQAHADDDGWGDNCNCGSGGCGGEEAATDSAAQPEVDLGALRQAARHSDN, from the coding sequence ATGGATATGGTCGCAGTGGGAATCATATTTTTAATCCTTGCCGTATTCCTTATCGCGGTGGGCGCACTCGCCGCCACCAAGCGGTTGCCCGGCAATAAATACATCGGCTTGCGCTTACAAGAGATCCGAAAGTCACGTGAAGCGTGGGATAATGCCCACGCCGTTGCGGGGCCCTTCTGGGCCCTTGGCGGAGTTTCGCTGCTGTTCGGCGGCGTCGTAGCTTTCCGCGCGGAAGGTTGGATGTGGCTTATTCCGATCACCACTTTCGTAATCGCCATCCTCGCGCTTTCCGTCGGCTCGAACCTTGGCTCGCGCGCGGCATTTCTTTATGAGCAAGCGCATGCCGATGACGATGGTTGGGGCGATAACTGCAACTGCGGCTCCGGCGGCTGCGGTGGGGAAGAGGCGGCCACAGACTCCGCCGCTCAACCCGAGGTTGATCTGGGTGCCCTCCGCCAAGCCGCCCGCCACTCTGATAATTAA
- a CDS encoding branched-chain amino acid transporter permease yields the protein MPAGVSLGAIAAVLIPVGIVTVLLRELPFSAKKWMKDSEFFSLLGLMMPVGVMTILVVYAVAGQADGTGGLWPVLLGVLVTAGLHKWKRDSGLSIFGGTAFYMLLVNVVL from the coding sequence ATGCCAGCTGGAGTCAGTTTAGGCGCGATTGCTGCAGTGCTCATCCCTGTAGGCATCGTAACCGTCTTATTGCGGGAGCTTCCCTTCTCCGCAAAGAAGTGGATGAAGGACAGCGAGTTCTTTTCGCTGCTGGGCTTGATGATGCCCGTAGGCGTCATGACCATCCTGGTGGTCTATGCCGTTGCCGGACAGGCGGATGGCACCGGCGGCCTGTGGCCGGTGCTCTTGGGCGTGCTGGTCACCGCCGGACTGCACAAGTGGAAGCGGGATTCCGGATTATCCATCTTCGGCGGTACCGCGTTCTACATGCTGCTGGTGAACGTGGTGCTGTAG
- the trpD gene encoding anthranilate phosphoribosyltransferase, producing MTNQNPLKTLQAFLDNPAPTVEETTEVFTPVAVGDYDDIQISALLTHIRTRGETLADITGAAKAFLKVGHPFPITGEGLMDSAGTGGDGANTINITTAASLVAAAGGVRMVKHGNRSVSSKSGSADVLEALNIPLDLDADRAVRQFEASNFTFLFAPAYNPAVAHVQPVRKALGVSTIFNTLGPLLSPGRPELQIMGIANPSQGPMIAEVFRELGRRRALVVHGAGTDEIATHGTTQVWELKDGEISHYELTPEDLGIAKHELSELAGGDGRDNAAHVRAIFNGSGKPAHYDAVAASAGAMFYLNGTTNSIAEGVAHAKKLIDNGDVDRWLRTHEQAEY from the coding sequence ATGACGAACCAGAACCCGCTGAAAACACTGCAAGCCTTTTTGGATAATCCCGCGCCCACCGTGGAGGAGACCACCGAGGTCTTCACCCCAGTCGCCGTGGGCGATTATGACGATATTCAGATCTCCGCGCTGCTGACCCATATCCGCACCCGCGGCGAAACCCTCGCGGATATCACGGGTGCCGCCAAGGCATTCCTGAAAGTGGGCCACCCCTTTCCCATTACTGGTGAGGGCCTCATGGACTCCGCAGGAACCGGTGGCGATGGCGCGAATACCATCAATATCACGACCGCCGCCTCCTTGGTTGCCGCCGCTGGGGGAGTGAGGATGGTCAAGCACGGCAACCGGTCCGTTTCCTCCAAGTCCGGTTCCGCCGATGTGCTCGAGGCACTGAATATTCCGCTGGACCTTGACGCGGACCGCGCCGTCCGACAATTCGAGGCCTCCAACTTCACCTTCCTCTTCGCTCCGGCCTACAACCCCGCGGTGGCTCACGTGCAACCGGTGCGCAAGGCGCTCGGGGTCTCCACCATCTTCAATACCTTGGGCCCCTTGCTCTCCCCGGGCCGCCCCGAGCTGCAGATCATGGGCATCGCCAATCCCTCCCAGGGCCCCATGATCGCGGAGGTCTTCCGGGAGCTGGGGCGCAGGCGGGCGCTCGTCGTCCACGGAGCCGGTACAGATGAAATTGCTACCCACGGCACCACGCAGGTTTGGGAACTGAAGGACGGCGAGATTTCGCACTATGAGCTCACGCCGGAGGATTTGGGCATCGCCAAGCATGAGCTCAGTGAGCTCGCCGGCGGTGATGGGCGCGATAACGCCGCACACGTGCGCGCCATCTTCAATGGCTCGGGCAAACCGGCGCACTATGATGCGGTCGCGGCATCGGCTGGGGCGATGTTTTATCTCAATGGCACTACGAACTCGATTGCAGAAGGCGTCGCGCACGCCAAGAAGCTCATCGATAATGGGGACGTGGACCGCTGGCTGCGCACCCACGAGCAAGCGGAATACTAA
- a CDS encoding YqgE/AlgH family protein, with product MFADRLFNALERNDPAPGQLLVSAPGMLSPEFARSVILLVEHNDMMTFGVDLTKRSEVAIFNVLPEWMPVVAKPQALYIGGPLNQQSVVGLAQTKQGVDPDKEEQLNRLAPRLAHVDLRSNPEDIEPLVTGMRMFAGYAEWGPGQLEEEIEAGEWFVAPALAQDVVAPGPADLWADVMKRQPMPLPLYSTYPVNVDDN from the coding sequence ATGTTTGCCGATAGATTATTTAATGCCCTCGAGCGCAACGATCCCGCCCCTGGGCAATTACTCGTGTCCGCACCGGGGATGTTGTCCCCGGAATTCGCCCGCTCCGTCATCTTATTGGTCGAGCACAATGACATGATGACCTTTGGCGTGGACCTGACCAAGCGCTCAGAGGTAGCCATTTTTAACGTGCTCCCAGAATGGATGCCCGTCGTTGCTAAACCACAGGCACTGTATATCGGTGGTCCGCTCAACCAGCAATCCGTCGTGGGCCTGGCGCAGACCAAGCAAGGCGTGGACCCAGATAAAGAAGAACAACTCAACCGCCTCGCACCGCGTCTAGCGCACGTGGATTTGCGCTCCAACCCGGAAGATATCGAGCCACTGGTCACCGGCATGCGCATGTTCGCCGGCTACGCCGAGTGGGGTCCCGGGCAGCTGGAGGAAGAAATCGAGGCCGGTGAATGGTTCGTAGCACCCGCCCTAGCACAGGATGTGGTGGCCCCAGGCCCGGCCGATCTTTGGGCCGATGTCATGAAACGCCAGCCAATGCCCCTGCCGCTGTATTCCACCTATCCCGTGAATGTGGATGATAATTAA
- the trpB gene encoding tryptophan synthase subunit beta: MPVSRETLLPAYFGEFGGQYVPESLIPALDQLEQAFVDAQNDPSFREELSGLLRDYLGRPTPVTEVKKLGGKARIFLKREDLVHGGAHKTNQVLGQALLAKRMGKKRIIAETGAGQHGTATALACALLDLECVVYMGAKDVQRQQPNVFRMELMGAKVVPVDTGSGTLKDAVNEALRDWTATFHESHYLLGTAAGPHPFPTIVREFHRVISTEAKAQLLEKTGGLPDLVVACVGGGSNAIGMFADFIDEDAVELVGAEPGGAGLDSGEHGATINNGTVGILHGARSYLMRNSDGQVEESYSISAGLDYPGVGPQHAHLHATGRAKYVGITDAEALEAFQLLSKKEGIIPALESSHALAYALKRKAEDITILVSLSGRGDKDIDHVRHTLESHPELQLKEN, translated from the coding sequence ATGCCCGTTTCACGTGAAACACTCCTTCCCGCATACTTCGGGGAATTCGGCGGCCAATACGTGCCAGAATCCCTCATCCCCGCATTGGATCAATTGGAGCAGGCGTTTGTCGATGCCCAGAATGATCCCAGCTTCCGCGAAGAGCTTTCAGGATTGCTGCGCGACTACCTGGGTCGTCCGACCCCCGTTACCGAGGTAAAGAAGCTCGGCGGAAAGGCGCGGATCTTCTTGAAGCGCGAGGACCTCGTCCACGGCGGGGCGCATAAGACCAACCAGGTGCTCGGGCAAGCCCTCTTGGCTAAGCGCATGGGCAAGAAGCGAATCATCGCCGAGACCGGCGCGGGCCAGCACGGCACGGCAACCGCCTTGGCCTGTGCGCTGCTCGATCTCGAGTGTGTGGTCTACATGGGTGCCAAGGATGTCCAGCGCCAGCAGCCCAACGTCTTCCGCATGGAGCTTATGGGCGCCAAGGTCGTCCCCGTCGATACCGGATCCGGGACGTTGAAGGATGCCGTCAACGAGGCACTGCGCGATTGGACCGCGACCTTCCATGAATCGCACTACCTACTCGGTACCGCGGCCGGGCCGCACCCATTTCCCACGATCGTCCGGGAATTCCACCGCGTCATTTCCACCGAGGCCAAGGCCCAGCTCCTCGAGAAGACGGGTGGCCTTCCCGATCTCGTCGTCGCCTGTGTGGGCGGCGGTTCCAACGCCATCGGTATGTTCGCTGACTTCATCGATGAGGATGCGGTGGAATTGGTAGGCGCCGAGCCAGGCGGTGCGGGCCTCGATTCCGGGGAACACGGCGCCACCATTAACAATGGCACGGTGGGCATCCTCCACGGCGCGCGCAGTTACCTCATGCGCAATTCTGACGGCCAAGTGGAAGAATCCTATTCCATTTCCGCTGGCTTGGATTACCCCGGCGTGGGCCCACAGCACGCGCACCTGCACGCAACCGGGCGCGCAAAATATGTCGGAATCACGGATGCCGAAGCCCTAGAGGCATTCCAACTCTTGTCCAAGAAGGAAGGCATCATTCCCGCCCTCGAATCCTCCCACGCGCTGGCGTACGCCCTCAAGCGCAAGGCCGAAGACATCACCATCCTCGTCTCACTTTCCGGCCGCGGCGATAAGGACATCGACCATGTCCGCCACACCCTGGAATCCCACCCCGAACTGCAACTCAAGGAGAACTAA